Below is a genomic region from candidate division KSB1 bacterium.
GCTTTCAGATTAAACATTTCTGAGCCAAAAGCACCGAGGAAAGAAAATACTTCGCTCATAAAACTGGAAAGCCCGGGAAGACCCAGCCCTGCAAAGAAAGCCAAACTCATCGCCGCAGCATAAATCGGCATGCGAACGGCAAGTCCACCGAAGTCATCAATGTTGCGGTGGTGTGCCCGGTCATAAATTACACCAACCAAAAGGAATAGCATCGCAGTTCCGGTACCGTGATTGAACATTTGCATGACCGCACCATTCATGCCTAAAGAAGTGAGTCCGGACATACCGAGCAGGACAATTCCCATGTGGCTGATACTCGAATAAGCCACAAGCTTCTTCAAATCTGTCTGTGCCATGGCGCAGAAGGCTCCGTAAATAATGTTGATCACTCCCAGAATAGCCATGCCGTAAGCAAAATACTCCCACTTCATGGCATCGGGCAGCATTGGGAAACTAATTCGCAACATGCCGTAGGTTCCCATTTTCAAGAGCACACCAGCTAAGATGACGCTGACCGCGGTCGGTGCTTCCACGTGAGCATCCGGCAGCCAGGTGTGAAATGGAAAGAGCGGCACTTTAATAGCAAAGCCGATAAACAGAGCCGCGTACAACCACAGGCGAATATCGAAATTATTGAGCACCCCGCTGTGGTTTGACTGATCCATAATGTACAGCATATTAAACGTGTGGCCGCCGGTAACCGGATCTGTGACATTAAAATATAAAACCAGCATCGCCAACAGCATTAACACGCTACCAAAAAGGGTATAGAGGAAAAATTTGATTGCCGCGTAAGGACCCCCTCGAACCATACCATCGGCATCAACGCGCGACGGACTGCCCCAAATTCCGATGAGAAAGTACATTGGCAGCAGCATGACTTCCCAGAAGATGTAAAACAGGAAGAAATCGAGCGAGCAAAAGACGCCCATCATGCCGGTGTCCAAAAGCAGAAACATCGCGAAGTAGCCTTTGACGCCCTTATTGATTCCCCATGAAGCGAAAATGCAAATAAAAGATAGAAAGGCGGTCAAAAGCACCATCGACACGCTCAGGCCATCAATGCCCATAAAATATTCGATATTAAACGAGGGAATCCATTTATATTGCTC
It encodes:
- a CDS encoding NADH-quinone oxidoreductase subunit M, which encodes MNNVLTLITFLPMVGVLLILLVPKGNKTLIRILAAVSTGLQVLLAVWIYMNFDSDTSSMQFREQYKWIPSFNIEYFMGIDGLSVSMVLLTAFLSFICIFASWGINKGVKGYFAMFLLLDTGMMGVFCSLDFFLFYIFWEVMLLPMYFLIGIWGSPSRVDADGMVRGGPYAAIKFFLYTLFGSVLMLLAMLVLYFNVTDPVTGGHTFNMLYIMDQSNHSGVLNNFDIRLWLYAALFIGFAIKVPLFPFHTWLPDAHVEAPTAVSVILAGVLLKMGTYGMLRISFPMLPDAMKWEYFAYGMAILGVINIIYGAFCAMAQTDLKKLVAYSSISHMGIVLLGMSGLTSLGMNGAVMQMFNHGTGTAMLFLLVGVIYDRAHHRNIDDFGGLAVRMPIYAAAMSLAFFAGLGLPGLSSFMSEVFSFLGAFGSEMFNLKAITIISIIGIVLTAGYFLWTFQRMFLGELNPKYKDLPDLNGRELFTLVPLGIVIIFLGIYPAPLLNLIKTSLNELVEVVKAADPILWGLQ